The Puntigrus tetrazona isolate hp1 chromosome 19, ASM1883169v1, whole genome shotgun sequence genome has a segment encoding these proteins:
- the gja4 gene encoding gap junction protein alpha 4 → MSRADWGFLEHLLEEGQEYSTGVGRVWLTVLFLFRMLVLGTAVESAWDDEQSDFVCNTKQPGCESVCYDKAFPISHFRFFILQVIFVSTPTIFYFGFVALRTRNEKSPEEKPEEEGRRHKQRKTNDFKMEVIKEEDEETLGKETEKKLKAPGPPKLKGKLLCAYATSIVLKVLIEIGFILGLWILYGFVIEAKYECERFPCPHTVDCFVSRPTEKTIFTIYTQVIAAVSVLLNIVELFHLLQLAITHRLEKRYQTEEEVNKFIRATSSRATPAKAQMPSFDERNHLFLPVAHDGYTASGLDWDKRDPPLEEDLLPSYSNCMSNVKPAIPKNNLHKKHHKTEDKTRHYV, encoded by the coding sequence ATGTCCAGAGCTGACTGGGGTTTTCTGGAGCACCTGCTAGAGGAAGGTCAGGAGTACTCGACTGGCGTGGGGCGCGTGTGGCTAACCGTGCTCTTCCTCTTCCGCATGCTTGTGCTTGGCACGGCGGTCGAATCTGCATGGGACGACGAACAGTCTGACTTCGTCTGTAACACCAAACAGCCTGGCTGTGAGTCCGTCTGCTATGACAAGGCCTTTCCCATCTCCCACTTCCGTTTCTTCATTCTGCAAGTCATCTTCGTCTCAACACCGACCATTTTCTACTTCGGCTTTGTGGCCCTGAGGACCAGAAATGAAAAGAGTCCGGAGGAGAAGCCGGAGGAGGAGGGCAGAAgacataaacagagaaaaaccaATGACTTTAAGATGGAGGTAATAAAGGAGGAAGACGAAGAGACCTTGGGAAAGGAAACAGAGAAGAAACTCAAAGCTCCAGGACCTCCAAAGCTCAAAGGGAAACTGCTGTGCGCTTATGCGACTAGCATAGTGCTAAAGGTTCTCATTGAAATTGGCTTCATTTTGGGTTTATGGATCCTTTATGGGTTTGTAATCGAGGCAAAGTATGAGTGCGAGAGGTTTCCCTGTCCTCACACGGTGGACTGTTTTGTCTCACGACCCACCGAAAAAACAATCTTCACCATATACACACAGGTCATCGCCGCGGTCTCTGTTCTCCTCAACATTGTGGAGCTTTTCCATCTGCTTCAGTTAGCAATAACACATAGACTAGAAAAGAGATATCAAACCGAGGAGGAGGTTAACAAATTTATTAGGGCGACTTCTTCTAGAGCAACACCAGCTAAAGCTCAAATGCCATCATTCGATGAAAGaaaccatctctttcttcctGTAGCACATGATGGTTATACTGCATCAGGGTTGGACTGGGACAAACGAGATCCTCCTTTAGAGGAGGACCTGCTTCCTAGCTACTCAAACTGCATGAGCAATGTGAAACCCGCCATACCCAAAAACAATCTTCATAAGAAACATCACAAGACTGAAGACAAAACGAGACATTACGTCTGA